The following nucleotide sequence is from Flavobacterium sp. N1736.
AGTTTCGCCACAAAACCTGCAAAACAAGTTCGGGAAGAACTCATTAAATTAAAAGGAATTGGAAATTGGACCATCGATATTTATTTAATGTTCTGTTTGCAAGAGCCGGATTTGATTCCTTTAGGCGATATTGCAGTCATAAATACAATCAAAGAATTACTTGATATTCACGACAAACAAGAAATGGAAATTCACGCTGAACAATGGAGCCCGTTTCGATCTTATGCAACATATTTGTTATGGCATTATTACCTAAATAAGCGAAACAGGAAAATTACATATTAAGTGTCTGTTATTTAAAAGAAAAGTACGTAGATTAATGCGGTTTTTTATTGTAAAAAAGGATTCTTTGGTTACTTTTGCAATCGCAATTATAGAAATAATAAAAAACGAAAATGACCGCAGACAAACTAACAACTTTCGATGTATTAATCGAAATACCACGAGGAAGTAGAAATAAATACGAGTACGATTTTGAAATTAAAAGAATGCGTTTCGACAGAATGTTATTCTCTTCAATGATGTACCCTGCAGATTACGGATTTATTCCGGAAACTCTGGCACTTGACGGAGATCCTCTTGATGTATTGGTTTTGATAAACGAACCAACTTTTCCCGGATGTGTTATAGAAGTAAAACCAATTGGTGTTTTCCATATGGCAGATGATAAAGGACCGGACGAAAAAATCATTTGTGTACCCGTTTCAGATCCAATCTGGAATTCATTAAATGATCTTTCTGATATAAACGGACACTTATTAAAAGAAATCGAGCATTTCTTCCAGGTTTATAAAGATCTTGAAAACAAAAAAGTAGATGTAGAAGGTTGGGGAGACGTAAAAGAGGCTTTTGCAATTATTGCAGAATGTACGAAGCGTTTTAACGATATTGAAAACAAACCAGAGGGATTATTTAGCATTAAATAATTTTTACCCTATTCTATTATAAAAAAAGCAATACTACCGTCAGGAGTATTGCTTTTTTGTTTAAATTCGTTTTAGTTAGTTTATTGACTATTAACCAAAACCATTACTATATTATGAATGCATTTATGATTTACTTGCCTATTGTTATGGCAATTTTAGGATTACTTTTCATGGGAATAAAAAGGACTTGGGTTTTAAAACAAGATGCAGGCGACGGAAAGATGAAAGAGATTTCAGATCACATTTACGAAGGTGCACTTGCATTTTTAAAAGCAGAATATCGATTACTGACTTTTTTCGTAATTGGCGCCAGTTTAGTTTTAGCCGGAATTTCTTTTATTGTTCCTACCACACATATATTAATAGTAGTAGCTTTTATTTTTGGAGCATTTTTCTCGGCTTTAGCCGGAAATATGGGAATGAAGATAGCCACTAAAACGAATGTTAGAACAACGCAGGCTGCACGTACAAGTTTGCCACAAGCATTGAAAGTTTCTTTTGGAGGCGGAACTGTTATGGGTTTAGGCGTTGCAGGTTTAGCTGTTTTAGGACTAACAGGATTTTTTATCATTTTCTTTCAAATATTCATGAATGGAGTTTGGACTTCATCAGAGGATATGACTAAAGTTCTGGAAACATTAGCAGGATTCTCGCTTGGTGCAGAATCTATTGCTTTGTTTGCCAGAGTTGGTGGAGGAATCTACACAAAAGCTGCCGATGTTGGTGCAGATTTAGTTGGTAAAGTAGAGGCCGGAATTCCGGAAGATGATCCTCGTAATCCTGCTACAATTGCAGATAACGTTGGAGATAATGTTGGAGACGTTGCCGGAATGGGAGCTGATTTATTTGGTTCGTATGTAGCAACCGTTTTAGCCGCAATGGTTTTAGGAAACTACGTTATTAAAGATATGGGCGGAAATATTCAGGATGTTTTCGGTGGAATCGGTCCAATTTTACTTCCAATGGCAATTGCCGGTTTCGGAATTTTATTTTCTATTATAGGAACTACATTAGTAAAAATCACGGATGACAATGCTAAAGAAGCACAAGTACAAAAAGCATTAAACATAGGAAACTGGGTTTCGATTGTATTAACTGCAATTGCCTGTTTCTTTTTAGTACAATATATGTTGCCTGAAACCATGCAAATGAGCTTTTTTGGAGAAGGTTCCAAAGATATTTCGTCAATGCGAGTTTTCTACGCCACTTTAGTTGGGTTAGTAGTTGGCGGAGCAATTTCATCAGTAACCGAATATTATACAGGATTAGGTACAAAACCCGTTATGGCAATTGTACAAAAATCATCAACAGGAGCAGGAACAAACGTAATTGCTGGTTTGGCAACAGGAATGATTTCTACGTTTCCAACAGTATTATTGTTCGCTGCTGCAATCTGGATTTCATACGCTTTAGCAGGATTTTACGGAGTTGCTTTAGCAGCCTCTGCAATGATGGCAACTACAGCCATGCAATTGGCAATTGATGCTTTTGGACCCATATCTGACAACGCAGGAGGAATTGCAGAAATGAGTGAATTGCCAAAAGAAGTTCGTACAAGAACAGATATTTTAGATTCAGTTGGAAATACAACAGCAGCAACCGGAAAAGGTTTTGCAATCGCATCTGCAGCTTTAACGTCATTAGCCTTATTTGCTGCTTATGTGACTTTTACAGGAATTGACGGAATCAATATTTTTAAAGCGCCAGTTTTAGCGATGTTATTTGTGGGTGGAATGATTCCTGTAGTTTTCTCGGCTTTAGCAATGAATTCTGTTGGAAAAGCAGCCATGGATATGGTATACGAAGTACGTCGCCAGTTTAAGGAAATTCCGGGAATTATGGAAGGAACCGGAAAACCGGAATACGGAAAATGTGTTGAAATCTCAACAAAAGCTGCTCTTCGAGAAATGATGCTGCCGGGAATTTTAACAATAGGTTTTCCAATTGCAATTGTACTTTTAGGAAAATTAGTTTACGCTGATAACAATCAGTTAATTGCTGAAATGTTAGGTGGATATATGGCCGGAGTTACTGTTTCAGGAGTTCTTTGGGCAGTTTTTCAAAACAATGCCGGGGGTGCCTGGGATAATGCGAAGAAATCTTTTGAAGCCGGAGTTTTAATCAACGGCGAAATGACTTATAAAGGTTCTGATGCGCACAAAGCAGCCGTAACCGGAGATACAGTTGGAGATCCGTTTAAAGATACATCAGGACCATCTATGAATATCCTTATAAAATTAACCTGTTTAATTGGTTTAGTAATTGCGCCAATTTTAGGAGAAGGACATTCAGCTTCAGGTTTAGCCGAAAAAAGCTCATGCTGTGCTAAAACTGAAATGCATGCAGGTGCTGCTTCTAAATGCGGAAACCTCGCAATGATGACTAAAGAAGAATGCATTAAAATGTGCAAAGAAAAAGGATGTTCAGCAGAAGAAACAGCAAAATGTTTAGCACATTATGACGCAAACGGAAAATATATCCATCAAAAAACAGATTGTTTTGATACTACGAAATACAGTAAAAACCGCTTAGAAGTTAATCTATCTACGATTAACGGAGTTACAACCGGAACTGTAACCAAAACAGAAAACGGTAAAACAACAACCGAAGTTTATGAAGGTACAGAAGCTGAAGTAAAAGCAAAAATTGAAGCTGCAAAATAAGAAACTTGGGAGCTTTGTCAAAGTTTAAAACTTTGACAAAGGTTTTAGATACAAAAATGCCTCTAAATTTTAGAGGCATTTTTTATGGTTTTTACTTTAGATCAGGAATTGGATAATGTATTAACTCATATTCTTCTATTAGTGTTACTAGATTTTCTAATTCTATAGCTTCATTTGTATTAGGTATAGCATCAAAAAGAATGTTTACTCTTTTTAAAGCTAAGTCATAATCCTGTTCTGTTTTAATTGGTTTTATATCCATAATTACAAA
It contains:
- a CDS encoding inorganic diphosphatase; its protein translation is MTADKLTTFDVLIEIPRGSRNKYEYDFEIKRMRFDRMLFSSMMYPADYGFIPETLALDGDPLDVLVLINEPTFPGCVIEVKPIGVFHMADDKGPDEKIICVPVSDPIWNSLNDLSDINGHLLKEIEHFFQVYKDLENKKVDVEGWGDVKEAFAIIAECTKRFNDIENKPEGLFSIK
- a CDS encoding sodium-translocating pyrophosphatase, encoding MNAFMIYLPIVMAILGLLFMGIKRTWVLKQDAGDGKMKEISDHIYEGALAFLKAEYRLLTFFVIGASLVLAGISFIVPTTHILIVVAFIFGAFFSALAGNMGMKIATKTNVRTTQAARTSLPQALKVSFGGGTVMGLGVAGLAVLGLTGFFIIFFQIFMNGVWTSSEDMTKVLETLAGFSLGAESIALFARVGGGIYTKAADVGADLVGKVEAGIPEDDPRNPATIADNVGDNVGDVAGMGADLFGSYVATVLAAMVLGNYVIKDMGGNIQDVFGGIGPILLPMAIAGFGILFSIIGTTLVKITDDNAKEAQVQKALNIGNWVSIVLTAIACFFLVQYMLPETMQMSFFGEGSKDISSMRVFYATLVGLVVGGAISSVTEYYTGLGTKPVMAIVQKSSTGAGTNVIAGLATGMISTFPTVLLFAAAIWISYALAGFYGVALAASAMMATTAMQLAIDAFGPISDNAGGIAEMSELPKEVRTRTDILDSVGNTTAATGKGFAIASAALTSLALFAAYVTFTGIDGINIFKAPVLAMLFVGGMIPVVFSALAMNSVGKAAMDMVYEVRRQFKEIPGIMEGTGKPEYGKCVEISTKAALREMMLPGILTIGFPIAIVLLGKLVYADNNQLIAEMLGGYMAGVTVSGVLWAVFQNNAGGAWDNAKKSFEAGVLINGEMTYKGSDAHKAAVTGDTVGDPFKDTSGPSMNILIKLTCLIGLVIAPILGEGHSASGLAEKSSCCAKTEMHAGAASKCGNLAMMTKEECIKMCKEKGCSAEETAKCLAHYDANGKYIHQKTDCFDTTKYSKNRLEVNLSTINGVTTGTVTKTENGKTTTEVYEGTEAEVKAKIEAAK